One region of Deinococcus aestuarii genomic DNA includes:
- a CDS encoding roadblock/LC7 domain-containing protein, producing the protein MTATLSKQDLLNSTLTTLRSSMPELRGALVATVDGLPIAQAMGEGADANRVAAMAATALGLGKRINDTLGSGQLTDMSVGGAHGQVYIYAAGHKGVLAVVAPTGINLGLLNMEARDAASSVATIL; encoded by the coding sequence ATGACCGCGACCCTCAGCAAGCAAGACCTCCTCAACTCCACCCTCACCACCCTGCGCAGCTCGATGCCCGAACTGCGCGGCGCCCTGGTCGCCACCGTGGACGGCCTGCCCATCGCCCAGGCGATGGGGGAGGGCGCCGACGCCAACCGCGTCGCCGCGATGGCCGCGACCGCCCTGGGGCTGGGCAAGCGTATCAACGACACCCTCGGCTCGGGCCAGCTCACCGACATGAGCGTGGGCGGAGCACACGGCCAGGTGTACATCTACGCCGCCGGACACAAGGGCGTGCTCGCGGTCGTCGCCCCGACCGGGATCAACCTGGGCCTGCTGAACATGGAAGCCCGGGACGCCGCGTCCAGCGTCGCCACCATCCTCTGA
- a CDS encoding GTP-binding protein: MSGFQAPLKLVVSGPVGAGKTTFVQTLSETPVVATEAEASEDIGKRHTTVAFDFGTLRLDGQELHLYGTPGQDRFSFMWEVLCEGALGLLLLVAGDRPQDFAHARNILDFITSRVPVPFLVGVTRQDLPRVWAPADVALYFGLPEPQVVGLNATDPDDARLLLASLLELHLAPSPALP, from the coding sequence GTGAGCGGCTTCCAGGCCCCCCTGAAGCTCGTCGTCTCCGGCCCGGTGGGCGCGGGCAAGACCACTTTCGTGCAGACCCTCTCCGAGACGCCCGTCGTCGCCACCGAGGCCGAGGCCAGCGAGGACATCGGCAAGCGCCACACCACCGTCGCCTTCGACTTCGGCACCCTGCGCCTGGACGGCCAGGAGCTGCACCTCTACGGCACCCCCGGGCAGGACCGCTTTTCCTTCATGTGGGAGGTGCTGTGCGAGGGCGCCCTGGGTCTGCTGCTGCTCGTCGCCGGGGACCGCCCGCAGGACTTCGCGCACGCCCGCAACATCCTCGACTTCATCACCAGCCGCGTCCCGGTGCCCTTCCTGGTCGGCGTCACCCGCCAGGACCTGCCGCGCGTGTGGGCTCCGGCCGACGTGGCCCTGTACTTCGGTCTCCCCGAGCCCCAGGTGGTGGGCCTGAACGCCACCGATCCCGACGACGCCCGGCTGCTGCTCGCCAGCCTGCTCGAACTGCACCTCGCCCCGTCTCCCGCCCTCCCGTGA
- a CDS encoding MFS transporter — translation MTTWRLVSSFTGDLPRPFWVMWWGTFLNRLCGFVVPFLTLFLTSQRDLSPVQAAVAVSALGLGGFVSQLLGGVLADRWGRRRVMLLALTLSPPFLLALGLAPTYPLILGSAFLFALLGDMYRPAANAAIADLVAPEERTRAYGLMYWAVNLGFAFAPILAGLIAARSYTLLFVVDAATLLLYALFVGVGVPETRAPAGRGAGQPGALAVLRREPLLFTFAALTLLFAVVMNQGYVTLPLAMRQDGLGEGTYGWVIALNGLLIVSVGLFSARFLGRFPAPAVLSVALGLTGVGFGLNALADTVPGYALAVLVWTFGEVAQAAVAPGVVAALAPVHLRGTYAGVLGATWGLSGLIAPALGGWALGRYGDGVWWGCLVAGLLGALGFLRVSGPLRRRLAQAEQA, via the coding sequence GTGACCACCTGGCGCCTCGTTTCCTCCTTCACGGGCGACTTGCCGCGTCCCTTCTGGGTGATGTGGTGGGGGACCTTCCTCAACCGGCTGTGCGGCTTCGTCGTGCCCTTCCTGACCCTTTTCCTGACCTCGCAGCGGGACCTTTCCCCCGTTCAGGCAGCCGTGGCGGTGAGTGCCCTGGGCCTGGGCGGGTTTGTCTCCCAGCTCCTCGGCGGGGTGCTCGCGGACCGGTGGGGGCGGCGCCGGGTGATGCTGCTCGCGCTGACCCTCAGCCCGCCCTTCCTGCTGGCGCTGGGCCTGGCGCCGACCTACCCGCTGATTCTGGGCTCGGCGTTCCTGTTCGCGCTGCTCGGCGACATGTACCGGCCTGCCGCGAACGCCGCCATCGCAGACCTCGTGGCGCCTGAGGAACGAACTCGTGCCTACGGCCTGATGTACTGGGCGGTCAATCTGGGCTTCGCCTTCGCGCCCATCCTGGCGGGGCTGATCGCGGCGCGCTCCTACACGCTGCTGTTCGTGGTGGACGCGGCGACCCTGCTGCTGTATGCCCTGTTCGTCGGCGTGGGGGTGCCGGAGACGCGGGCCCCGGCGGGGCGGGGCGCGGGGCAGCCGGGGGCCCTCGCGGTCCTGAGGCGCGAGCCGCTGCTCTTCACGTTCGCTGCGCTGACCCTCCTGTTCGCGGTGGTGATGAACCAGGGGTACGTGACCCTGCCGCTCGCCATGCGGCAAGACGGGCTGGGCGAGGGGACATACGGCTGGGTGATCGCCCTCAACGGCCTGCTGATCGTGTCGGTCGGGCTGTTCTCGGCCCGGTTCCTGGGCCGTTTTCCGGCCCCGGCGGTGCTGAGCGTGGCCCTGGGGCTGACCGGCGTGGGGTTCGGGCTGAACGCGCTGGCGGACACGGTGCCCGGGTACGCGCTGGCCGTCCTGGTGTGGACCTTCGGCGAGGTCGCGCAGGCGGCGGTGGCCCCGGGGGTGGTCGCGGCGCTGGCCCCGGTGCACCTGCGCGGGACCTACGCGGGGGTGCTGGGCGCGACCTGGGGGTTGAGCGGCCTGATCGCCCCCGCGCTGGGCGGCTGGGCGCTGGGGCGGTACGGCGACGGGGTGTGGTGGGGGTGCCTGGTCGCCGGGCTGCTCGGCGCCCTGGGCTTCCTGCGGGTGTCCGGTCCCCTGCGGCGGCGCCTGGCGCAGGCGGAGCAGGCTTGA